From a region of the Arachis ipaensis cultivar K30076 chromosome B09, Araip1.1, whole genome shotgun sequence genome:
- the LOC107619287 gene encoding CTL-like protein DDB_G0274487 isoform X1 has protein sequence MMDSPSFSSSSSEFASIATADQNAARSRRSGDGSEAASLEQSRRRWHDVFWFGVFVVHLVALGFLLGVLGLNRFKEENRLNIDKFTSRFSENEAGLTETYWPLYAAAGGVGTVLGWSWLLLLGSRATQMMKVSVHILTTYLAVVSVLCFWAGQIFWGIAFAIGAALQFLYVLAVIDRLPFTMLVLQKAVQMVWNLPEVMRVAYLFMVVVLLWMALWSFGAAGVVASSIGDGGRWWLLVVFSVSLFWTGAVLCNTVHVIVSGMVFLVLFHGGREAASIPDDSLMKSLQYALTTSFGSICYGSLFTAAIRTLRWKIRGFRSKIGNNECLLCCVDFLFHLVETLVRFFNKYAYVQIAVHGKSFNRSARDAWELFQSTGVEALVAYDCSGAVLLMGTVFGGLITGTCSGVWAWFKWQDRVMMIGSTSMLMGMVLVGLAMVVVESAVTSIYICYAEDPLLIQRWDTEFFNQLSETLHQRLQHRSARAREVLTRYRLDGNTSI, from the exons ATGATGGATTCtccctctttctcttcctcctcctctgaaTTTGCTTCCATAGCCACCGCTGATCAG AATGCCGCCAGAAGTAGGAGAAGCGGTGATGGCAGTGAAGCTGCCAGTTTAGAACAATCACGGAGGCGATGGCATGATGTTTTCTGGTTTGGAGTATTTGTGGTTCATTTGGTTGCCCTTGGTTTCCTTCTGGGGGTTCTTGGCCTCAATAGGTTCAAGGAAGAGAATAGACTTAACATTGACAAGTTTACCTCCCGGTTTTCGGAGAATGAAGCTGGGTTGACCGAGACTTATTGGCCGCTTTATGCTGCTGCTGGTGGAGTTGGGACAGTTCTTGGATGGAgttggttgttgttgttgggctCAAGGGCCACTCAGATGATGAAGGTGTCCGTTCACATCCTCACCACTTATCTTGCTGTGGTTAGtgttctgtgtttctgggcaGGCCAGATTTTTTGGGGAATCGCCTTTGCTATTGGAGCTGCCCTGCAGTTCTTGTATGTCTTAGCAGTCATAGACAG ACTTCCATTCACAATGTTGGTTCTGCAAAAAGCTGTGCAGATGGTATGGAATCTTCCTGAGGTTATGAGAGTGGCATACTTATTTATGGTGGTTGTGCTTTTATGGATGGCCTTATGGTCATTTGGAGCAGCTGGTGTTGTGGCTTCAAGTATCGGTGATGGTGGACGCTGGTGGCTTCTTGTG GTTTTCTCTGTAAGCTTATTTTGGACGGGTGCGGTACTCTGTAATACTGTACATGTTATAGTGTCTGGGATGGTATTTCTTGTTCTTTTCCATGGTGGTAGAGAGGCGGCATCAATTCCCGATGATTCCTTAATGAAATCTCTACAGTATGCTTTAACAACATCTTTTGGCAGTATCTGTTATGGCTCACTATTTACTGCTGCTATTAGGACCTTGAGGTGGAAG ATTCGTGGGTTTCGTTCAAAGATTGGCAACAATGAGTGTCTGCTGTGCTGTGTCGATTTCCTTTTCCATCTTGTGGAGACTCTTGTCCGATTTTTCAACAAGTATGCTTATGTTCAG ATTGCTGTGCATGGTAAAAGCTTTAACCGTTCGGCTAGAGATGCATGGGAGCTGTTCCAATCAACTGGGGTCGAAGCACTTGTGGCCTATGATTGCTCAGGTGCTGTCCTGCTAATGGGCACCGTTTTCGGCGGGCTCATAACCGGAACTTGCTCTGGTGTTTGGGCTTGGTTCAAATGGCAGGACCGAGTTATGATGATTGGGTCCACGTCCATGCTAATGGGAATGGTATTG GTTGGATTGGCAatggttgtggtggaaagtgctGTTACATCGATATATATATGCTATGCAGAAGACCCCTTATTGATACAAAGATGGGACACTGAATTTTTCAACCAGTTATCGGAGACACTGCATCAGAGGCTTCAACATAGAAGTGCTCGAGCTAGGGAAGTTTTAACCCGCTATCGTCTCGATGGAAATACTTCCATTTGA
- the LOC107619287 gene encoding CTL-like protein DDB_G0274487 isoform X2, with the protein MMDSPSFSSSSSEFASIATADQNAARSRRSGDGSEAASLEQSRRRWHDVFWFGVFVVHLVALGFLLGVLGLNRFKEENRLNIDKFTSRFSENEAGLTETYWPLYAAAGGVGTVLGWSWLLLLGSRATQMMKVSVHILTTYLAVVSVLCFWAGQIFWGIAFAIGAALQFLYVLAVIDRLPFTMLVLQKAVQMVWNLPEVMRVAYLFMVVVLLWMALWSFGAAGVVASSIGDGGRWWLLVVFSVSLFWTGAVLCNTVHVIVSGMVFLVLFHGGREAASIPDDSLMKSLQYALTTSFGSICYGSLFTAAIRTLRWKIRGFRSKIGNNECLLCCVDFLFHLVETLVRFFNKYAYVQVGLAMVVVESAVTSIYICYAEDPLLIQRWDTEFFNQLSETLHQRLQHRSARAREVLTRYRLDGNTSI; encoded by the exons ATGATGGATTCtccctctttctcttcctcctcctctgaaTTTGCTTCCATAGCCACCGCTGATCAG AATGCCGCCAGAAGTAGGAGAAGCGGTGATGGCAGTGAAGCTGCCAGTTTAGAACAATCACGGAGGCGATGGCATGATGTTTTCTGGTTTGGAGTATTTGTGGTTCATTTGGTTGCCCTTGGTTTCCTTCTGGGGGTTCTTGGCCTCAATAGGTTCAAGGAAGAGAATAGACTTAACATTGACAAGTTTACCTCCCGGTTTTCGGAGAATGAAGCTGGGTTGACCGAGACTTATTGGCCGCTTTATGCTGCTGCTGGTGGAGTTGGGACAGTTCTTGGATGGAgttggttgttgttgttgggctCAAGGGCCACTCAGATGATGAAGGTGTCCGTTCACATCCTCACCACTTATCTTGCTGTGGTTAGtgttctgtgtttctgggcaGGCCAGATTTTTTGGGGAATCGCCTTTGCTATTGGAGCTGCCCTGCAGTTCTTGTATGTCTTAGCAGTCATAGACAG ACTTCCATTCACAATGTTGGTTCTGCAAAAAGCTGTGCAGATGGTATGGAATCTTCCTGAGGTTATGAGAGTGGCATACTTATTTATGGTGGTTGTGCTTTTATGGATGGCCTTATGGTCATTTGGAGCAGCTGGTGTTGTGGCTTCAAGTATCGGTGATGGTGGACGCTGGTGGCTTCTTGTG GTTTTCTCTGTAAGCTTATTTTGGACGGGTGCGGTACTCTGTAATACTGTACATGTTATAGTGTCTGGGATGGTATTTCTTGTTCTTTTCCATGGTGGTAGAGAGGCGGCATCAATTCCCGATGATTCCTTAATGAAATCTCTACAGTATGCTTTAACAACATCTTTTGGCAGTATCTGTTATGGCTCACTATTTACTGCTGCTATTAGGACCTTGAGGTGGAAG ATTCGTGGGTTTCGTTCAAAGATTGGCAACAATGAGTGTCTGCTGTGCTGTGTCGATTTCCTTTTCCATCTTGTGGAGACTCTTGTCCGATTTTTCAACAAGTATGCTTATGTTCAG GTTGGATTGGCAatggttgtggtggaaagtgctGTTACATCGATATATATATGCTATGCAGAAGACCCCTTATTGATACAAAGATGGGACACTGAATTTTTCAACCAGTTATCGGAGACACTGCATCAGAGGCTTCAACATAGAAGTGCTCGAGCTAGGGAAGTTTTAACCCGCTATCGTCTCGATGGAAATACTTCCATTTGA